The Coregonus clupeaformis isolate EN_2021a chromosome 13, ASM2061545v1, whole genome shotgun sequence genome includes a region encoding these proteins:
- the LOC121580206 gene encoding cytochrome c oxidase subunit 7B, mitochondrial, producing MLRFAKAALNVSGQGARHVRLSSTHAPEFHAKYGTGMMIGGFVFCVSVWGFVLTQTGITWNLSPVGKVQPKPWREAEE from the exons ATGCTTCGGTTTGCTAAAGCAGCTCTGAACGTCTCCG GACAAGGTGCCCGTCATGTGAGGCTCAGTTCGACACATGCCCCCGAATTCCATGCCAAGTATGGCACTGGCATGATGATCGGAGGATTCgtgttctgtgtgtctgtctggggatTT GTACTAACACAAACCGGCATCACATGGAATCTGTCTCCAGTTGGGAAGGTCCAGCCCAAACCATGGAGGGAGGCGGAAGAATAA